One window from the genome of Rufibacter tibetensis encodes:
- a CDS encoding amidohydrolase: protein MALTQVTQAQTTNLHAQIDQLANKLEPKVIQWRRDFHQNPELSNREIKTAEKVAKHLKSLGFEVKTGVAKTGVIGILKGGQPGPVVALRADMDALPVTERNSLPFASKVRTTFNNQEVGVMHACGHDTHIAMLMGAAEILAQHKKDLKGTVKFIFQPAEEGAPAGEEGGAEVMVAQGALENPKVDAIFGLHINSATEVGTLKYRPQGTMASSDNFKIKVKGRQAHGAYPWMSVDPIVVSAQIINGIQTIVSRQMELTNEAAVVTVGAIHGGVRTNIIPEEVEMIGTIRSLDPKMQDQIHEKLRRTAEMIAASAGATATVEIVKNTPITYNHEALTAHILPSLQTVAGQQNVVLTKAVTGAEDFAYYQQKVPGVFIFVGGMSKGQDPSKMPAHHTPDFMIDESGLKLGVRTLAYLAVDYLNNPLKK from the coding sequence ATGGCCCTTACCCAAGTAACCCAGGCTCAAACCACCAACCTGCACGCCCAGATTGACCAACTCGCGAATAAACTGGAACCGAAAGTCATCCAATGGCGCCGTGACTTCCACCAGAATCCGGAGCTGAGTAACCGCGAAATAAAGACCGCTGAGAAAGTGGCCAAGCACCTGAAGAGCCTTGGGTTTGAGGTGAAGACCGGTGTGGCGAAAACTGGCGTCATCGGCATTCTGAAAGGTGGTCAGCCCGGACCCGTAGTAGCCCTCCGCGCCGATATGGACGCTCTGCCCGTAACCGAGCGCAACAGCCTGCCCTTTGCGTCTAAAGTACGCACCACGTTCAATAACCAGGAAGTGGGCGTGATGCATGCCTGCGGGCACGACACTCACATAGCCATGCTCATGGGCGCCGCCGAGATTCTGGCGCAGCACAAGAAAGACCTGAAGGGTACGGTGAAGTTCATCTTCCAACCTGCCGAAGAAGGAGCCCCGGCCGGGGAAGAGGGTGGAGCCGAAGTGATGGTAGCCCAAGGCGCTTTAGAGAACCCCAAAGTAGATGCCATCTTCGGGTTGCACATTAACTCTGCCACCGAGGTAGGTACCCTCAAATACCGTCCGCAGGGCACCATGGCCAGCTCCGATAATTTCAAGATTAAGGTGAAAGGTCGTCAGGCGCACGGCGCGTATCCCTGGATGAGCGTAGACCCGATTGTGGTTTCGGCGCAGATCATCAACGGCATACAAACCATTGTGAGCCGCCAGATGGAGCTCACCAACGAGGCTGCCGTAGTCACGGTGGGCGCTATCCATGGTGGGGTAAGAACCAATATCATTCCTGAGGAAGTGGAGATGATTGGCACCATCCGGTCACTAGACCCCAAAATGCAGGACCAGATCCATGAGAAACTGCGCCGCACCGCTGAGATGATTGCCGCCAGTGCCGGTGCTACCGCCACCGTAGAAATCGTGAAAAACACGCCCATCACCTATAACCACGAAGCCCTTACTGCCCACATACTGCCATCTTTACAGACCGTGGCAGGCCAGCAGAACGTAGTACTCACCAAAGCCGTGACTGGCGCCGAGGACTTTGCCTATTACCAGCAGAAAGTACCGGGCGTGTTCATCTTCGTGGGTGGCATGAGCAAAGGCCAGGACCCTTCCAAAATGCCAGCTCACCATACCCCAGACTTCATGATTGACGAAAGCGGCTTAAAACTAGGCGTGCGTACCCTAGCCTATCTGGCCGTGGATTACCTGAACAACCCGTTGAAAAAGTAA
- a CDS encoding amidohydrolase, whose amino-acid sequence MLFHKSLLLFLTSLLGVSLISSAQTSGAQTQIDQLADKVEPKVIQWRRELHQNPELGNFEVKTAEKIAKHLKALGLEVKTGVARTGVVGILKGGQPGPVVALRADMDALPVTENNTHNLPFASKVKTTFEGQQVGVMHACGHDAHVAMLMGVAEVLSSMKKDLKGTVKFIFQPAEEGSAPGQVGGAKLMVQEGVLDAPKVDAIFGLHIRSDVEVGTITYRPQGMMASSDNFKITVKGQQSHGGTPWMGVDPVVTSAYIVTALQTIVSRQLDVTNAAAIVTVGAINGGVRANIVPSQVEMIGTIRALDVPMQQQIHERLKKTATSIATGAGATAEVEIQEMTPVTYNHEALTAHMLPSLQRVAGTNQVKLTKPVTIAEDYAYFQQKIPGLYLFLGGMPKGQDPAKAPSHHTPDFYIEESGLKLGVRALANLAVDYLNAPMK is encoded by the coding sequence ATGCTTTTTCATAAATCGCTTCTATTGTTCCTGACTTCACTTCTGGGAGTATCGCTCATCAGCAGCGCGCAAACAAGCGGAGCACAAACTCAGATAGACCAGCTCGCTGATAAGGTAGAGCCCAAAGTTATCCAGTGGCGCCGCGAACTGCACCAAAACCCCGAGCTTGGCAATTTTGAGGTGAAGACTGCTGAGAAAATCGCGAAGCACCTGAAGGCACTTGGCCTGGAAGTGAAAACCGGGGTAGCCAGAACAGGCGTGGTAGGCATTCTCAAAGGTGGCCAGCCTGGTCCGGTGGTGGCCTTGCGCGCCGACATGGATGCGTTACCCGTAACCGAGAATAATACCCACAATCTGCCATTTGCCTCTAAAGTGAAAACTACCTTTGAAGGGCAGCAAGTGGGCGTGATGCACGCCTGCGGGCATGATGCGCACGTAGCCATGCTGATGGGGGTAGCCGAGGTGCTGAGCAGTATGAAAAAAGACCTGAAAGGCACCGTGAAATTCATCTTCCAGCCGGCCGAGGAAGGCTCTGCTCCCGGACAGGTGGGCGGCGCGAAGCTAATGGTGCAGGAAGGTGTTCTTGATGCTCCTAAAGTGGATGCCATCTTCGGGCTGCACATTAGGTCAGATGTGGAGGTGGGCACCATTACGTATCGGCCGCAGGGCATGATGGCCAGTTCAGATAACTTTAAGATTACGGTAAAGGGGCAGCAATCGCACGGTGGTACGCCTTGGATGGGCGTGGACCCGGTAGTGACCTCGGCGTACATTGTGACCGCGCTGCAAACCATTGTGAGCCGTCAGCTAGACGTAACCAATGCGGCAGCTATTGTGACGGTAGGCGCCATCAACGGCGGTGTACGCGCTAACATCGTGCCCAGCCAGGTGGAGATGATCGGGACAATCAGGGCGCTGGACGTACCCATGCAGCAGCAGATCCATGAACGACTGAAGAAAACGGCCACCAGCATCGCCACTGGTGCCGGGGCTACCGCTGAGGTGGAGATCCAGGAAATGACACCGGTGACCTACAACCATGAGGCCTTGACCGCGCACATGCTGCCTTCGTTGCAACGCGTAGCAGGTACCAACCAGGTGAAGCTTACTAAGCCCGTAACCATTGCTGAGGATTATGCCTATTTCCAGCAGAAAATACCAGGGCTTTACCTTTTCCTGGGCGGCATGCCAAAGGGGCAAGACCCCGCCAAAGCACCTTCACACCATACGCCTGATTTCTACATTGAAGAAAGCGGTCTGAAACTGGGCGTTCGGGCATTAGCCAATTTGGCGGTAGATTACCTGAATGCACCTATGAAATAA
- a CDS encoding ATP-grasp domain-containing protein: MKLALVTYEAIHSYGSLSGSEDGVLIDYLTSKGIDITLEDWHDPAVNWEQYDLAVFKSPWDYFDKFPAFCAWLDRMEALGIRTLNPISTIRWNADKHYLLEVEKAGLPIVPTALLKRGTAVQLEQYFTHFQTDKLIIKPCVSGGAKNTFIVSRDEVEGVTPKLEELLRAEDFLAQPFMPQIQEEGEWSFLFFNGQYSHCLLKSAKDGDFRVQHFFGGTIHPQEAPAYLLEQAQTLVNQFADGCLYARVDGIVVGEELQLMELELIEPFLYLHTHPEALENYYQALVQMMEEVPSSVS; encoded by the coding sequence TTGAAACTAGCATTAGTGACCTATGAAGCCATCCACAGCTATGGCTCATTGAGCGGCAGCGAAGACGGCGTTCTGATAGATTATCTTACTTCTAAAGGCATTGACATCACCTTAGAAGACTGGCATGACCCAGCTGTGAATTGGGAGCAATATGACCTGGCGGTTTTTAAATCGCCATGGGATTACTTTGACAAGTTTCCCGCCTTTTGCGCGTGGCTGGACCGCATGGAAGCATTGGGCATTCGTACCCTGAATCCTATCTCTACCATCCGCTGGAATGCCGACAAGCATTACCTGCTGGAAGTGGAGAAAGCCGGTTTGCCCATTGTGCCGACTGCTTTGCTCAAAAGAGGAACCGCCGTACAACTGGAGCAGTATTTCACCCATTTCCAGACTGATAAGCTCATCATCAAGCCCTGCGTAAGTGGTGGCGCGAAGAACACGTTTATTGTGTCTCGTGATGAAGTGGAAGGAGTAACCCCTAAGTTGGAGGAGTTGCTGAGAGCTGAAGATTTCCTGGCGCAGCCGTTCATGCCGCAGATTCAGGAAGAAGGCGAGTGGTCATTCCTGTTCTTCAACGGCCAGTACAGCCACTGCCTGCTCAAGTCGGCCAAAGACGGTGATTTCAGGGTGCAGCACTTCTTCGGGGGAACTATCCATCCGCAGGAAGCCCCGGCCTACTTGTTAGAACAAGCTCAAACCTTGGTGAACCAGTTTGCTGATGGCTGCCTGTACGCCCGTGTAGACGGCATAGTGGTAGGCGAGGAGCTGCAATTAATGGAATTGGAGCTGATTGAGCCGTTCCTGTACCTGCACACCCATCCAGAGGCACTGGAAAACTACTACCAAGCCTTGGTACAAATGATGGAAGAGGTGCCTTCCTCCGTTTCCTAG
- a CDS encoding SDR family oxidoreductase: protein MQNNRWSLEGRKALVTGGTKGIGAAIAEELLSFGAEVLIVARKEMEVNQAVTDWRSRGLNASGMVADVSQPADRHNLLQLVENTWGSLDILVNNVGTNIRKKIGEYTPEEYNYLLQTNLTSAFELCRLSHPFLKQSPHGNVVNVSSVAGLGHVRTGAIYGMTKAALVQLSKNLAGEWAPDGIRVNCVAPWYIRTPLAEQVLQNQEYLESVLSRTPTRTIGNPEDVAAAVAFLCMPAAAYITGQCIAVDGGMSINLFG, encoded by the coding sequence ATGCAGAACAACCGTTGGAGTTTAGAAGGCCGCAAGGCCTTGGTTACCGGGGGCACCAAAGGCATAGGCGCCGCCATTGCGGAAGAGTTACTTTCTTTTGGGGCCGAGGTCCTGATTGTGGCACGTAAGGAAATGGAAGTAAACCAGGCCGTGACCGATTGGCGTTCCAGGGGCTTGAACGCCTCTGGCATGGTGGCCGACGTAAGTCAACCCGCCGACCGGCACAACCTGCTTCAATTGGTGGAGAACACCTGGGGCTCCCTGGACATTCTGGTGAACAACGTGGGCACCAACATCCGCAAGAAAATAGGCGAGTACACGCCCGAAGAATACAATTACCTGCTGCAAACCAACCTCACCTCGGCCTTCGAGTTGTGCCGTTTGTCACACCCGTTCCTGAAGCAGTCCCCGCACGGCAACGTGGTGAATGTCTCTTCGGTGGCAGGTTTAGGACACGTGCGCACCGGTGCTATCTACGGCATGACCAAGGCTGCGCTGGTCCAGCTCTCCAAGAACCTGGCGGGTGAATGGGCACCAGATGGAATCAGGGTGAACTGCGTAGCGCCTTGGTACATCAGAACCCCGCTCGCTGAGCAAGTGCTGCAGAACCAGGAGTACCTGGAAAGTGTGTTGAGCCGCACCCCTACCCGCACCATAGGCAACCCAGAAGATGTGGCTGCTGCTGTAGCCTTTCTATGCATGCCTGCCGCCGCGTACATCACCGGCCAATGCATTGCCGTGGACGGTGGTATGAGCATCAACTTGTTTGGGTAA
- a CDS encoding PA14 domain-containing protein, with product MRNNADEDYRVETTVQVGAGNNSPVVTLPPIRTLSNDLTNATFPIPATDFEGDALSYRLATSAEMGGSSTNPAGLTINPTTGFVTWTTMGKPAGLYNAAVAITDSRGAKVVVDFLISVQAVPPPAPVFDFTVTPSPSTPIEARVGQAVNFNIRATDMPVGSLVSIMALGMPAGATLSPASASGNPVQTTFSWTPTNTGSYVITFVAEDSNGNQTTTSVTINVSNCALTLTSALTHVSNSAGNNGAIDLSVSGGTAPYTYNWSNGSTTQDLTGLMAGTYNVTVVDATGACRQTASYTINPAAACNIALTAALTHVTMAGGGNGAVNLTVTGGTAPFTYAWSNGATTQDLTGLMAGNYSVTVKDATGCQQTASYTINPGTSMPVCSLAVTAAITHVTAAGGSNGAIDVSVSGGMAPYTYMWTNGSTTQDLTGLMAGTYTVTVMDASGTCQQMASFIVNPGASTTTCANTGGITYEYWANVPNQLVEVSQLPANMTPTSTSTLPFFSAPADVAENYFARVRGYLCVPVSGMYRFHLTADDRAELYLSTDDNPANKVRIASLRQATMPGNYTALPTQQSGMIQLQAGQRYYIEAVMREFGSRDHMTVAWTRPDGVMETIPAANLVPFTPAQVACPGTGSITYEFWANVPNQLVEVSQLPANTAPTSTSNLPFFSAPANVAENYFARMRGYLCVPMSGMYRFHLPADDRAELYLSTDDNPANKVRIASLRQATMPGNYSAFPTQQSGMVMLQAGQRYYIEAVMREFGSRDHITVAWTRPDGVMETISGANLIPYTATSTTSAIGMVHLKQEAPGASSDTFTASPNPFADKVNIGFSVETEGDVTLQIYNMQGQLVKSLHAGKAEAGRAYQYEFDGSRQANGVYICKITVAGKTTVKRLLLNR from the coding sequence TTGAGAAATAACGCAGATGAAGATTACAGAGTAGAAACAACTGTACAGGTGGGGGCTGGAAACAATTCCCCTGTTGTAACCCTTCCGCCTATCAGAACCTTATCCAACGACCTTACCAATGCCACTTTTCCTATACCGGCAACAGATTTTGAAGGCGATGCGCTTTCCTATAGATTAGCTACTTCTGCTGAAATGGGCGGCAGCTCAACAAATCCAGCAGGATTGACTATCAACCCTACCACAGGATTTGTAACCTGGACCACCATGGGCAAGCCTGCCGGATTATACAATGCCGCTGTTGCCATTACAGATTCAAGAGGCGCAAAAGTAGTAGTTGACTTCTTGATTTCAGTACAAGCCGTGCCACCGCCCGCCCCAGTCTTTGACTTTACGGTAACCCCTTCTCCCTCTACTCCTATTGAGGCTAGAGTAGGCCAAGCGGTAAACTTTAACATCAGGGCCACAGACATGCCTGTGGGTAGCTTGGTAAGCATCATGGCCTTAGGTATGCCTGCCGGCGCAACTTTATCCCCTGCCTCTGCATCTGGAAACCCGGTACAAACGACGTTCTCCTGGACTCCTACCAACACAGGCTCCTATGTAATAACCTTTGTGGCCGAAGACAGCAATGGCAACCAAACCACTACTTCTGTCACCATAAACGTCTCTAACTGTGCGCTAACCTTAACAAGCGCCCTTACGCACGTTTCTAATTCTGCCGGAAACAATGGGGCTATAGATCTTTCTGTATCCGGAGGAACTGCTCCATACACATACAACTGGTCAAACGGAAGCACCACTCAGGACCTTACAGGCCTAATGGCGGGCACTTACAATGTAACCGTGGTAGACGCAACTGGGGCATGTAGACAAACTGCGTCCTACACCATAAACCCTGCTGCAGCATGTAACATAGCCTTAACAGCCGCTCTTACCCATGTAACAATGGCTGGAGGCGGTAATGGCGCTGTCAATCTTACCGTAACCGGCGGCACGGCCCCATTCACCTATGCCTGGTCAAATGGAGCCACTACCCAGGATCTTACAGGTTTGATGGCGGGCAATTACAGTGTGACGGTAAAAGATGCTACTGGTTGCCAGCAAACTGCTTCTTACACTATAAACCCTGGTACTTCTATGCCTGTTTGTAGTCTTGCTGTAACTGCTGCAATTACCCATGTGACTGCGGCTGGTGGCAGTAATGGGGCTATTGATGTCTCCGTTTCCGGAGGTATGGCACCCTATACGTACATGTGGACTAACGGAAGCACCACGCAGGACTTAACAGGGTTGATGGCCGGCACTTACACCGTCACTGTCATGGATGCATCTGGCACTTGCCAGCAAATGGCTTCTTTCATCGTGAATCCAGGAGCAAGTACTACTACGTGCGCAAACACCGGGGGCATTACTTATGAGTACTGGGCGAATGTGCCGAACCAGCTCGTAGAAGTGAGCCAGCTCCCTGCTAACATGACGCCGACCTCTACCAGCACGCTGCCTTTCTTCTCCGCGCCTGCTGACGTGGCTGAGAACTACTTCGCCCGGGTGCGGGGCTACCTGTGCGTGCCGGTTAGCGGCATGTACCGCTTCCACCTCACCGCCGACGACCGGGCGGAGCTCTACCTGAGCACCGACGACAACCCGGCCAACAAGGTCCGCATCGCCAGCCTCCGCCAAGCCACCATGCCGGGCAACTACACCGCCCTCCCCACCCAGCAGTCGGGCATGATTCAGCTGCAGGCCGGACAGCGCTACTACATCGAGGCGGTGATGCGCGAGTTCGGCTCCCGTGACCACATGACCGTGGCCTGGACTCGGCCCGATGGCGTGATGGAGACAATCCCTGCCGCGAACCTGGTTCCTTTTACCCCTGCGCAGGTAGCATGCCCTGGCACTGGCTCCATTACGTATGAGTTCTGGGCCAACGTGCCTAACCAGCTTGTGGAGGTGAGCCAACTGCCTGCAAATACGGCACCGACCTCCACCAGCAACCTGCCCTTCTTCTCCGCCCCAGCCAACGTAGCAGAGAACTACTTCGCCCGCATGCGGGGCTACCTGTGCGTGCCGATGAGCGGCATGTACCGCTTCCACCTCCCCGCCGACGACCGGGCCGAGCTCTACCTGAGCACCGACGACAACCCAGCCAATAAGGTTCGTATAGCCAGCCTCCGCCAGGCCACCATGCCGGGTAACTACAGCGCTTTCCCAACCCAACAGTCGGGCATGGTCATGCTGCAGGCCGGACAGCGCTACTACATTGAGGCGGTCATGCGCGAGTTCGGCTCTAGAGACCACATAACCGTGGCTTGGACCAGACCCGACGGTGTGATGGAGACTATCTCCGGGGCAAACTTGATTCCGTACACAGCAACCTCTACCACTTCCGCTATAGGTATGGTGCATCTGAAGCAGGAAGCTCCCGGGGCCTCATCAGATACCTTCACAGCTAGCCCTAACCCATTCGCAGACAAAGTCAACATTGGCTTCTCAGTAGAGACTGAAGGAGATGTGACCCTTCAAATCTACAATATGCAAGGCCAGTTGGTGAAATCTTTGCACGCCGGAAAAGCCGAGGCAGGAAGAGCCTACCAGTATGAGTTTGACGGAAGCAGACAAGCCAATGGAGTTTACATCTGTAAAATCACAGTAGCAGGAAAAACTACCGTGAAAAGGCTATTACTCAACAGATAA
- a CDS encoding Crp/Fnr family transcriptional regulator, whose protein sequence is MKEKFIRYLEQVTPISNGLKEDLKAQICGPYTFKKGTLLLREGDISENAYFIVRGMARMYYTIKDKEITSRFIPENSIAIPYYSYFTQHPSYESMDLVEPSQVLCICRADFESLYERHPELHNLIRQQLAKALIHSDERAMMIRKLSAKERYEALLENFPSIFLRASVQQIASFLGLSRETLTRIRSGVKCDEYHKV, encoded by the coding sequence ATGAAAGAAAAATTCATTAGATATCTGGAGCAGGTTACCCCCATAAGCAATGGCTTAAAAGAAGACTTAAAAGCACAAATTTGTGGACCCTATACCTTTAAAAAGGGAACCCTCCTGCTTCGGGAAGGAGACATAAGTGAAAATGCCTACTTTATAGTAAGAGGCATGGCCCGAATGTATTACACCATAAAAGACAAGGAAATAACTAGTCGGTTTATTCCTGAAAACTCTATTGCAATTCCTTATTACAGTTACTTCACGCAACACCCCTCTTATGAGAGCATGGACCTGGTAGAGCCTTCACAGGTACTTTGCATTTGCCGGGCCGATTTTGAAAGCCTTTATGAGCGTCACCCTGAATTACATAACCTGATCCGGCAGCAACTTGCAAAGGCTCTGATACATAGCGACGAAAGAGCTATGATGATCAGAAAATTATCAGCGAAAGAGCGGTATGAGGCTTTGTTAGAGAACTTCCCTTCCATTTTCCTGAGAGCATCAGTTCAGCAGATTGCCTCTTTCTTGGGTCTAAGCCGGGAAACACTTACCCGCATCCGTTCAGGCGTGAAATGTGACGAATATCACAAAGTTTGA
- a CDS encoding DUF1259 domain-containing protein, whose protein sequence is MNRRHALQATALLGGASALGLFELSAAPVYKKTPPLSAAEIAAIEAALGKKGSYKEDEATHTTALPRNDLKVKVKGESVPISFGFGGWVAIKKTVDGKTAMLMSDTVLLQEEVNPLISAAHTNGLEISAIHNHFFYEEPRIFYMHLHGMGSPAELAKKFAATISQSKISPKNQPAGQSPTPASQSGNTASGPTAAPTGKENFDIPALDAIVKYTGTVNGPTYKYTIGRSDLTIMAMGAEMTPSIGLNSWASFAGTKEKAHIAGDVAMLPSEVNAVIAALRQHNLEVVAVHNHMLGDDPHMIFLHYYGQGQATKLAQGFRAALNELGKHGKGMGHGKH, encoded by the coding sequence ATGAACAGACGTCATGCTTTACAGGCCACTGCTCTCTTGGGTGGAGCCTCTGCCCTTGGTTTATTTGAGTTATCTGCTGCTCCTGTTTATAAGAAGACACCCCCTCTTTCGGCTGCAGAGATAGCCGCCATTGAAGCTGCTTTGGGCAAAAAGGGCTCATACAAGGAAGACGAAGCGACGCACACCACTGCCCTGCCCCGCAACGACCTTAAGGTAAAAGTAAAAGGAGAATCCGTTCCAATCTCCTTTGGGTTTGGGGGTTGGGTAGCGATCAAGAAAACCGTAGATGGCAAAACGGCCATGCTCATGAGTGACACGGTTTTACTGCAGGAGGAAGTAAATCCGCTTATTTCAGCGGCTCATACCAACGGACTTGAAATAAGTGCCATTCACAATCATTTCTTTTATGAGGAACCCCGCATCTTTTACATGCACTTGCATGGCATGGGTTCTCCGGCAGAATTAGCCAAGAAGTTTGCTGCCACTATCAGTCAGAGCAAAATATCGCCTAAGAATCAACCTGCGGGCCAGTCACCCACTCCAGCTTCCCAGAGTGGCAATACCGCTTCTGGTCCAACAGCTGCTCCAACCGGGAAAGAAAACTTTGATATTCCGGCCTTGGATGCTATTGTGAAATACACTGGTACTGTGAATGGTCCCACCTATAAATACACCATTGGTCGTTCAGATCTAACGATAATGGCAATGGGAGCTGAAATGACCCCATCTATTGGTCTGAATTCCTGGGCCTCTTTCGCCGGTACGAAAGAAAAAGCCCATATAGCCGGTGACGTGGCAATGTTGCCATCAGAGGTAAATGCAGTAATAGCTGCTCTCCGGCAACACAACCTGGAAGTGGTGGCAGTACATAACCACATGCTGGGTGATGATCCGCACATGATTTTCCTACATTACTATGGCCAGGGCCAAGCGACCAAATTAGCCCAGGGGTTTAGAGCCGCTTTGAATGAACTCGGAAAACATGGAAAAGGAATGGGTCATGGTAAACATTAG
- the rplS gene encoding 50S ribosomal protein L19 — protein sequence MSDLIKLVEQENSERRASIPAFAAGDTVNIHVKIREGNKERIQQFQGVVLQRRNSGASETFTVRKVSNQIGTERIFPVLSPNIEKIEVIRRGKVRRARLFYLRGLSGKAARIKEKRS from the coding sequence ATGAGCGATTTAATTAAATTAGTAGAGCAGGAAAATTCAGAGAGACGTGCCTCTATCCCTGCTTTTGCTGCTGGCGACACCGTGAATATTCACGTTAAAATCCGTGAGGGTAACAAAGAGCGTATCCAGCAATTCCAAGGTGTGGTATTGCAGCGTAGAAACTCTGGTGCCAGCGAGACTTTCACTGTAAGAAAAGTGTCTAACCAAATTGGTACCGAGCGTATTTTCCCAGTTCTTTCTCCAAACATTGAGAAAATCGAGGTAATCCGCAGAGGTAAAGTAAGAAGAGCTCGTCTGTTCTACCTGAGAGGCCTTTCTGGTAAAGCTGCTCGTATCAAAGAAAAAAGAAGCTAA
- the trmD gene encoding tRNA (guanosine(37)-N1)-methyltransferase TrmD — translation MTRFDIITCQPHLLTGPFDHSILKRAQDKGLVEVHLHDLRKYAINKHGQIDDYAFGGGAGMVLMVEPIAKCIRELQEQRTYDAIIYMTPDGQTLNQPMANRLSMLQNIIILCGHYKGVDQRVRDLFVTHEISIGDYVLSGGELAAAVLADSLIRLIPGVLNDESSALSDSFQDNLLAPPVYSRPADFEGHTVPDILLSGNTPKVEEWRFEQAVQRTRQLRPDLLRDEKN, via the coding sequence ATGACGCGGTTTGATATCATCACCTGCCAGCCCCACCTGCTTACCGGCCCTTTTGACCATTCTATTCTAAAACGGGCACAGGACAAGGGCCTGGTAGAAGTGCACCTGCATGACCTCCGGAAATACGCCATAAACAAACACGGTCAGATTGACGACTACGCCTTTGGCGGTGGCGCCGGTATGGTACTTATGGTCGAACCCATTGCCAAGTGCATCAGGGAACTTCAGGAGCAGCGTACGTATGATGCCATCATCTACATGACGCCAGACGGACAGACGCTGAACCAGCCTATGGCCAACCGGTTGTCTATGCTGCAGAACATTATCATTCTCTGCGGTCACTACAAAGGAGTAGACCAACGCGTGCGTGACCTGTTCGTGACCCATGAGATCAGCATTGGTGATTACGTACTCTCTGGCGGCGAATTGGCAGCGGCCGTATTGGCAGACTCCCTTATCCGGTTGATTCCGGGCGTGTTGAATGATGAGAGCAGTGCGCTTTCAGACTCGTTTCAAGACAATCTGCTGGCGCCTCCGGTGTATTCCAGGCCTGCTGATTTTGAAGGGCATACCGTACCAGACATCCTGCTATCTGGGAATACTCCTAAAGTAGAGGAGTGGCGGTTTGAGCAGGCCGTGCAGCGCACCCGCCAACTAAGGCCTGATTTGCTGCGCGATGAAAAAAATTAG
- the rimM gene encoding ribosome maturation factor RimM (Essential for efficient processing of 16S rRNA) — protein MTLDACFQLGYIVRTHGTKGQVVAFFDVDFPEDYDELESVFLLVNGKLVPFFIDHLNPQDNGKSIIKFEDVNTVADAEKLKGVSLYLPLNQLPELEEDQFYFHEVIGYTVIDENLGELGTVQTFFDLPNQDLLAMEYQGHEVLIPVQNEIVLRTSKEERKIYVNLPEGLLEVYTQPSNRHLEEPPLEGEEDEDDDAV, from the coding sequence ATGACGTTAGACGCATGCTTCCAGTTGGGGTATATCGTGAGGACGCATGGCACCAAAGGCCAGGTAGTCGCGTTTTTTGACGTAGACTTTCCGGAAGATTACGATGAATTGGAATCAGTTTTCCTGTTAGTCAACGGGAAACTGGTTCCTTTTTTCATTGATCACCTCAACCCTCAGGACAACGGCAAAAGCATCATCAAGTTTGAGGATGTGAACACCGTAGCCGACGCCGAGAAACTCAAAGGCGTTAGTCTCTATCTCCCGCTTAACCAACTTCCTGAGTTGGAAGAAGACCAGTTCTACTTCCATGAAGTAATCGGCTACACGGTAATAGATGAGAATCTGGGCGAACTGGGCACGGTGCAGACCTTCTTTGACCTTCCTAACCAGGATTTACTGGCCATGGAGTATCAAGGACATGAAGTTCTTATTCCGGTGCAGAATGAGATTGTTCTGCGCACCAGCAAAGAGGAGCGCAAAATCTACGTAAACCTGCCTGAAGGCCTTTTGGAAGTCTACACCCAACCCTCTAACCGCCACTTAGAGGAACCTCCTCTGGAAGGCGAGGAAGACGAAGACGATGACGCGGTTTGA